Proteins from a genomic interval of Spea bombifrons isolate aSpeBom1 chromosome 4, aSpeBom1.2.pri, whole genome shotgun sequence:
- the FGFR4 gene encoding fibroblast growth factor receptor 4 codes for MQNLTPILLFSLALLVPTSCRPAITEDQTGWRAETPSSQNDLEEHLLLDPGNALRLFCDTNHTSSINWYREQDRLLSGGRIRMVGTVLEVSDVTYEDSGLYLCVVRGTGQILRRFSISVVDSLASGDEDDDEDGRRDDSQGDISEEPVYFYQAPYWTQPQRMDKKLHAVPAGNTVKFRCPAAGSPLPTIRWLKNGREFRGEHRIGGIQLRHQHWSLVMESVVPSDRGNYTCVVENRMGSINYTYLLDVLERSSHRPILQAGLPANTTARVGTDVKFYCKVYSDAQPHIQWLKHIEVNGSRFGPDDAPYVQVLKTADINTSEVEVLHLQNVSMEDTGEYTCLAGNSIGLSYQSAWLTVLPQEEFLEEAEPAESRYMDIIIYTSGFLAVAMAVVIVILCRMQTPHSKQPPTIHKLTRFPLIRQFSLESSSSGKSSAPLIRFPRHSSSCTPMLPGVMEVELPLDPKWEFPRDRLALGKPLGEGCFGQVVRAEAYGIDRDRPDKPVTVAVKMLKDNGTDKDLSDLISEMELMKVIGKHKNIINLLGVCTQEGPLFVVVEYASKGNLREFLRARRPPSPEDGFDITKVPEELLSFKDLVSCAYQIARGMEYLESKKCIHRDLAARNVLVAEDNVIKIADFGLARGVHDIDYYKKTSNGRLPVKWMAPEALFDRVYTHQSDIWSFGVLTWEIFTLGGSPYPGIPVEELFKLLREGHRMDKPANCTHELYMVMRECWHAVPSQRPTFKQLVEQLDRILTAVSDEYLDLSMPFEQYSPSCEDTASTCSSSDDSVFTHDPVPTSPCLFNYHNVHAHLGT; via the exons TATCAACTGGTACCGGGAACAGGACCGGTTACTGTCTGGCGGGAGGATTCGAATGGTGGGCACTGTGCTGGAAGTTTCTGACGTGACATATGAAGATTCAGGGCTGTATCTTTGTGTGGTTCGGGGAACCGGTCAGATCCTGCGGAGGTTTTCAATATCCGTTGTTG ATTCACTGGCCTCTGgtgatgaagatgatgatgagGATGGCCGTAGGGATGATTCCCAGGGTGATATAAGTGAAGAGCCTGTGTATTTTTACCAAG CTCCATACTGGACCCAACCTCAACGTATGGACAAGAAGCTACATGCCGTGCCTGCTGGGAACACAGTGAAATTCCGCTGCCCAGCTGCTGGGAGCCCTCTTCCCACTATCCGATGGCTAAAAAATGGTAGAGAATTTCGAGGAGAACATCGAATTGGAGGAATTCAA CTCCGACACCAGCACTGGAGTCTGGTCATGGAAAGCGTGGTGCCATCCGACCGTGGGAACTACACCTGTGTGGTGGAAAACAGGATGGGCAGCATCAATTACACCTACTTATTGGATGTGCTCG AAAGGTCATCGCACCGACCCATATTGCAGGCCGGTCTTCCAGCTAATACCACAGCTCGCGTGGGCACCGATGTAAAGTTTTATTGCAAAGTGTACAGTGATGCGCAACCACACATCCAGTGGCTAAAACACATTGAAGTGAATGGGAGCCGCTTTGGGCCTGATGATGCGCCTTATGTACAAGTACTGAAG ACAGCGGATATAAACACGTCAGAGGTAGAAGTGCTGCATCTACAGAATGTCTCGATGGAGGATACTGGAGAATACACGTGTTTGGCAGGGAACTCCATTGGGCTGTCCTATCAGTCTGCCTGGCTGACCGTGCTACCAC AGGAAGAGTTCCTTGAGGAAGCCGAGCCAGCAGAGTCCAGATATATGGATATAATCATATACACCTCCGGGTTTCTGGCTGTGGCAATGGCCGTTGTGATCGTGATTCTTTGTCGCATGCAGACACCACACAGCAAGCAGCCTCCTACTATCCATAAATTAACAAGGTTCCCCCTCATACGTCAG TTCTCCCTGGAATCTAGCTCCTCTGGGAAGTCCAGCGCCCCTCTCATCCGATTTCCTCGCCATTCTTCGAGCTGTACCCCAATGCTCCCTGGTGTCATGGAAGTTGAGTTACCATTGGATCCCAAGTGGGAGTTCCCCAGAGACAG GCTAGCTCTTGGGAAGCCTCTTGGAGAGGGTTGTTTCGGGCAGGTAGTAAGAGCTGAGGCCTATGGTATTGATCGGGATCGACCTGATAAACCAGTTACCGTGgcagtaaaaatgctaaaag ATAATGGGACTGACAAGGACCTGTCGGATCTCATCTCTGAAATGGAATTGATGAAAGTGATTGGGAAACACAAGAACATAATCAACTTACTTGGTGTCTGCACTCAGGAAG GAcctctttttgttgttgttgaataTGCTTCCAAAGGAAACTTAAGGGAATTTTTGCGTGCTCGGCGCCCTCCCTCACCCGAAGATGGCTTTGACATTACTAAAGTGCCTGAGGAGCTTCTGTCCTTCAAAGACCTTGTGTCATGTGCATACCAGATCGCTCGTGGCATGGAATACCTTGAGTCCAAGAAA TGTATACATCGAGATTTggcagccagaaatgtcctggTGGCTGAGGATAACGTAATCAAGATAGCAGATTTTGGACTGGCCCGGGGAGTACATGACATAGATTACTACAAGAAGACTAGCAAC GGCCGGCTGCCCGTCAAGTGGATGGCCCCAGAAGCATTGTTTGACAGGGTCTACACACACCAGAGTGACAT TTGGTCATTTGGGGTTTTAACTTGGGAGATCTTTACTCTTGGAGGATCACCATACCCCGGAATCCCAGTGGAAGAGTTATTTAAGCTCCTAAGGGAAGGCCATCGAATGGACAAGCCAGCAAACTGCACACATGAACT GTACATGGTGATGAGAGAGTGTTGGCATGCTGTCCCATCTCAGAGACCCACCTTCAAACAGCTAGTGGAACAGCTGGACAGGATCCTTACAGCCGTGTCTGATGAG TACTTGGATTTATCAATGCCTTTTGAACAGTATTCTCCCTCGTGTGAGGACACCGCCAGCACATGCTCCTCCTCAGATGACTCAGTATTTACCCATGATCCGGTGCCAACATCTCCCTGTCTGTTCAATTATCACAATGTACATGCTCACTTGGGGACCTGA